The Hirundo rustica isolate bHirRus1 chromosome Z, bHirRus1.pri.v3, whole genome shotgun sequence genome contains the following window.
CTACAAAAGGAACCTACTTCAGCACAGTACAAGTAGGAAATTCCCACTCCCTGCCCCTCACCTCACTAATCCTGGATATAAAAGGGACTAGAAGACATCTACTAAGTAAGTACCTTCATAAACTTTGGACTACTAACTCATTGGCTGGTTTTGAGTTTAAATATAAATGAtaagtttctttatttttcaaagatcaTAGAACCAcaaaatggtttgtgttggaagggacctcaaagatcaccTGGTTTCAAGCCACTTGACAGGGGAAGGGACACTTAACCCtacatcaggttgctcagagccccacccagcctggctctgaaCACTTTCAAGGATGTTAACTATCAATAACTTCACAGCTGTTCCGGgcacccttttccagtgcctcaccaccctcacactGAAGAGTTTCTTTACATCTTACTTTGATGTAAATCTTTGGCAGACTCAGAGCCTGATGACTAGCACTAAGATCAGGTGCCTTCCAGAAACTGTATTGCAATACTCAGGAAAGTCTTCATTCCTCCTCTTATGTGACAACATCTGTTTCTTCACTAACCTCGCATaggctggcagctctgctgcaacaAATAGTTTGAAACTTTGTTGCCAGGAAGGGCAATCAATTTCAGACTAAAGAGTCAAAAGCTGCATACCGAGTTCTGTTTTAAGAAGGAACTTCTAGTTTTAAAACTGTTAATTTAATACATTAAGAAAGCATTTCTAATTACACACTTCTACCATGTCAGTAGCTAGTTTTTCAGCTGTTTATGTAAGAGCTTTCATGAAATGAGTGTATTATCTATAAATAATGATTCCTGTATGTTTTTCATCATagtattttttgtgtttgctttggtttcaaAGGAATCAAAGCCTCTGTGATCATGCTGTGGGGATGTACAGGGATATATATATCTGTTCTCCTAGGAATTCTGAAATCTTTATCTAACTGACCAAAGATATAAGTTTATTACAATTTTATTGAATATCAACTACCAAGCAGAGGAGAAACTGAGGGGAAAaccacacaacaaaaacaatctCTATTACATACAAAATCCTCATGAAATACGATCAATTACTTTTAATAACATTAATGCTGGAAAGTTTATAAGTTTACAacttatgaagaaaaatatctaaCAAGAAAACTTAAACCCAAAGCAAAGTAGATTTTATTAGTTTCATGCTCCCACAATTAATTGTTCATACGGAAGCTAAGTTCCTTACTTTGCTTCTCTGGGCATCGGTATCAGTAGTGCAAAGGACAGAAGTAGCCACTGctactgacaaaaaaaaaaagcatttagtATTAAGCAGCTTCTAAGTGAGATAAGAAAAAAGACTAAACTAGAACTCCCAGCAAAATCCTGCAAAAGTAACATTGGAAAATGGCTTCCAGGCACTTCCAAGTCAAAGGACATCTAGCTTTCCTAGATTTGCAGATCCTAAGCCACCCTTCCAGACAACAACATGGATGCAAAACAGCTGCTTGGAAATTTTGCTTGTTTGGCTTCTCTAAGATTTCTCTCCTATaggaaatttcaaaatttctacttttctttctggaaTGAAATTTAGAAGCTTAGAGGATCGGGTGCAACAGAAATGATGTGCCAACCCACCATATTTTTGCTAGTTTCAAGATCAAACACTCAATATTTGGTTTACTTCAGACTCTATAGATCTGATGAGTGCTCTTCTTCCATTAACACTTCTGaagattttcctctctcttgaTGGCAACCAGCTGTTTGCAAATAAAGAGAGGTCAACAACAGAAGAAGCACACTCTTCAATACACTACAGTAAACGGAGTCAGGAGGGCCACCCCCCACTCCATCTGATGACACAGCAGAGAGTCACTTGGCAACAGGAATACTGCCAGCACAGAGGCTGTATGTCCACCCACAGCCAGGTCTATATGTACTCATTCAATCTGCTTCAATTGCCAGTTCAAGTCAAACAGTCAGAAATGCTCCTCTGATCTGACTAGAGCTTGAAAATAATCACAAAGATCACAATTTTCCctcatgcttttctttcctctataAGCAGCAAGTTTTTCTAACTCTGGGCCTTgactccttcctttcttccttctcagcaTCGGGCAGAGATAGCACTTCACTTCAATCCCGCCATAATCTCATTATATACTGGTAATATCATCAGTACCAGGCTTGGGCCTGTATTCCCTGGCCACATCTGCTTCACACTTAAAGGTAGGTAATACAATCAGTGGGACTTCACAGAAGGAAGATAGGTTTACTCTTGCTACAAAGTGACCTTCAAATCAACTGCAAAACAACCCTAACTTCACTCATATCAACAATGAAGAGCCAAAAATCCATTTACAGAAAGGGAGAAATACATTGATAATTAAATAATGTAAATACATTGCATACTTCAGACTTGAAAGTCTTGCCATCTATTTATAATGGCACACACCTCAAAAACTTAGGCAACAAATGAACagacttttgaaagaaaaaagttgctTTTTACTTACCCTGAGTTTTTATTCAATTCTCTGTCATTGTTGAGAAGAACTGTTTCATCCTTCATTACTTGTTCTGTTGCTACATTATTCCCAAACCTCTGCTGAGAACTTGCTTCCCGTGCACTGTCACCACCAACTACCTGCAACTCTGATGTTCCTGCAATGCCTGAACTCACATTCTCAGCAGGCAGGCCATCTGAAGGAGAACAGCTTTCATGTCCGACAGATTTCCGAAGGGGAGTTTCTACCTGAAATTCTGCCCAAGTGTCAAGAATCATTTCCTGTGCTACAACAGATGCCAGTTCTTCACCAGGATGCCCATACCCTGATTTTGGCATCTCTGTCTCGGTAGAAATTTCTTCAGAAGATTTATCACTTACTTCATTTTGGCCCAATATAATCCAACCCTCATCTTGCCCGCAGCTTTCCTGTGATTTCCTTTCACCATCCAACTTTTGAGGCACATCAGaagaattttcctcttttaagtGAACAGCGTCCCATCCAGTCCCACAAACAAGGTAATCTTTGGTTTCATTTGAAATGGAGATTGGCTGAAAGGTATCCAAGGAACCTGGTGAAAAGCCCTCATGGGATTccttaaatgcaaaattaattttgcttctttcaaGGGTATCGTTTCTTGCAGGtgtattttcttcctcagtAACAAGGATGTAATCCATCTTCAGAGAAGCTGGGAGTACCTGCACCCTCACATCTTCCTTACTCTCCGTACTTTCCAGTTCAGGGCTCTCAGGGGAATTTCTTGGCTTTTCCTCCCTACAAAGTAGGGAGTCGGTGCCAGCTTCTAAAGAACAGGCGAATAGAAactctttttaatttctgaattactgATTTAGTCACCATAGTATGCTTTAATCAGTACTGCGAGATAAAGCTCTTTTCAGTTTGCTTCGCTCTGTTAATGTTTACTTGAATTTTATaacatcatcaccatcatcattaTTGTTAAAGGTTATACATTAACACAGCAATCATCCCCAAGCTACAAACAATTCAGTGTCCCATAGGCTAGGCCCTTTAGGAACAACAGAAACGATATTCCTACTTTTACTGTTTAAAAGCTTTAGATCTCTCTAAGAGAATGAGCTCTTTCCACAATTGTTCTGTACGTTAGGGAGACACACAAACTCCACACTTCATTCAAAGCCTCCTCCTCATTAAGCAGAAATACTCCTCAGacactttctcctttctcccgCCTATGTATTTGCCctgaaagcagattttcttACCATCACATGATCTTCTATCTCCACCTGGTGGTGAGTCGGGATCGGTTGTTTCCACTTCAGACTTTCCTGTCAAAAAACCAGAATCTGGTGGAATTATTTCAGACGTGGAGAGTGATGGTACTGAGGTGAGATTTTCCTCAAGGCACTTTGTGGATTTTTCAAACACCTTATCTTCGGTAATTAGGATTCCCTCTGCACCTTCCGGAGGAGCTGGCAGTGGCAATCGTTTTTCCAAAGAAACGTTGTCATAAAATGGCTGCTGTAACAAGAGTTCACCGTTCACATactctctgctgccagagggtTCAGATGCAGAGGATGGTGGAGTACACACTGCTGGTGATTGGTCATTGGGTATTTCCTTAAACATAGGAACGTAATTTTCAATTATAGCTTCATATTCTTTTGTTGTGTCATCAAACAGTTCATTATTTGAATCAGATTCACCACCTTCATTACCATCAGGTAGAAAGGATTTGGGAAAGAGTGTCTGCTCATCCTTTGATTTCCTTTCTTGTGCCTCAGTGCCTAGCAATGTCAGTAGGTTCATTCCATCACATGTGCCTGCCAGGACATTAGTCACTGAGGTGTTCCTGATACTACGTTCTATCCCTGTGTCAGATCCATCCACACATTCTTCTGACCTATCCACCTCAACACCAGTTATTGCTGTATGACCAGTATCAGAATATTTTACAATTTCAACCAAGGCActaatttcttttaagcttTGTTCTTCCCTATCGGGTTGCAAACACATTTGAGATGTTGCTATTTGAGCTCTATCAGTTGGTAGTCCTTGATGGCTTGCATGAGTGAAACTTTCATGGAACATGTCTTTCAGATCTAAGGAGGTCACTTTTGTAACTTTGCTGGCAATTTCAGTTGACTCAACAGGGTAAAAAGTCAACTTATTTTCTAGACTGTATTCTTCTGGAATTGCAAATTCAGGAGGCTCCTGAGGATTAGAAGAGATAAGCTGATGGAATTCATTGGTCTTTACTGGTTCATAGTCCTGGGGGCTACCATCTTCTGATTGCATCTCTGCCTTCTGCATTACTAACTGACCTTTTGAATCAAAATCTGCCTCTTTATTCATATTTGATCTTGTATGAATTGGCTGACTATCTTTGTCTTCAGGCTCCACTGCAGTCTGAGAAGATGGGATAGAAGCATGCTTAGCTCTGTATTCGTGGCACACATCAGGACTGCTTGATGACTCTGAATCATTGTCTTGGTCACAGTTACTTAAAATATCGGGATTTTCACCATCTGATTTCAAAGTGAAAATCTGCTCAGCATTAGTCCACAGGTCAGGTTCCACTGAAAACTGCTGATTACTTCCTTGTGTGTTATCGTGTAAAATATCAGGGATAAGTGCAGCTTGGGAAACAAATATATTCTGCTCTGGACTTGACTTTTCTGCCATTTCATAAGATAAATCTTGTACAGTGAAAGCACCTGACATGGAGTTGTGCACCTCTACTCTTTCACAGGGGTCCTCCTGTTGTCCTTGAAGTGCGAGACTTGCATTTCCCTCACTGTCTTTCAGTAGACCCAGTACAGTGATTCCTTCAACTGCTGTATTCGGTATAGCTTGTTCCTCATCTGAAAAAGAGTTCTGTGGAGTCAGTTGATCCTCCTCATCTGTAAAAAACTCTCTTTCTTCTATCAACTCTCTTTCTTTATCTAGTATTAAAGAATCAAATTGTTTTAACTGTaaagtgttttcatttatcTGACCATCAGGACTATTGATAGAATGTACTCGTCTTTCATTTTCATCACAGTAAAATGGGGCAAGCAGATTTTCATCATTACCTGTATCAGTGAAATGTGTTTCTGTTAGTTCTTCATCTTGCAAAGCGGAACCACACGAGTCCTCTTTACTATTTCCTAACTGATTTATTACAGAGTCACTTGAAACAGAACACTGatcttccagctgcttttcttcaaaAGGTTGTGAACTCCACCATTCTGAACTGTCATCTAGAAAATCACATGTGCCTACTGTGGATTTTGGATTAGTTCTTGAATCAGCTTCCAGTGACATAGTCCACCTATCTACAGCTTTTGAAGATTGCTCTTCTTTatcaccaccagcagcagaagtTGATCTAGGACCTTCATTCATTTGATACAAATATGAGTCTTCCTCACTATCtgttttttcattgaaaatacTCACCTGAGTTCTTTCATCAAGTGTTTTACAATGGCCTGTAGTAGATTGAGTGGTCTTATTATGATCAGTAAAGTCAGTAGTCACATTCTCCTGCAATACCTTTCTGGCTTCAATTGTTTCAGAATTTTCAATGAAGTTGCTTACCAGGACCTTCTCTCCCACTTTAGTTTTTGCACCTAAATTGTCTTCATTAGCTTCAGGACTAGTTGCACTGGACTGAACATAACCTTCTCCATTTTCAGCTCCTTTGTGCTGTTCATTTTCACACACTGAATCTTCATGAATCTCTTCTGGACATGCCTCTGAATTCTCTGAATCTTCATTTATGTCAGGACTTGATAAAGAAGATACAGTATCATCATCTACATGTGCATTCCAAAAATCTAAGCTTTTAGGATCTTTGTTCTCTTCACCACTTGTTTCAAATCCTTCTTCAGGTTTATTCCCgaattcctgctttttaaaagaatcttcaagatttttattatttttaatctcccACATATCCCTGCTTCTTTCATGATGACTAGCAACTGGAAGGTCTCCCCACACATTCACAGATGCATCACTTAAGTCAGGACTTGTTCCACTTGAGTGTGTATAATCATTTATTGAATTACTCCACACATTATCATCTTTCAAATAGCTTTTGATCTGTGTATCTTTTGAAAGGCTGCTTGTGGTATTTACTATTTCAAGGACTTCTCTTGCCTCAGGAGTTGTTCCAGGAGATTGCAAATCTTCACATGGCTGTGAATCCCAAGCAGTTTGGGGAAAACTGTCATTAAACATGGCAAATGGCTTTCCACAAAGATTATTAGCAGGTTCTAAATTTTCAGAGTTTTCATTTCTCGCAGAACCTATTTCAAGTGAAAATGAATTTTCCACCACAGACATATGTGTAATATCAGGAACACTAACAAATCCAGAAGGATTTTTCTTAAACTCATCTGTGAAAAAATTTTTATTGGTCCTCATCAGTTCtgagctatttttaaaagacactAATTCAGAATTACAAATGTCTGAATGGTTTGAAGTCACTTCATGTAAGCATTCTTGCCCTTCTCCCAGAGGTTCTTGTGGTTTATCCATCAAAGGAATTGATGTGGCTTGGCCACAACCATCCTTTCCAGAGTCATTCCAGATGCCCGAGCTTCCAGGCATTttagaataattattttcaggatTATCACTACCCTTATCAGAACTTTCAGAAATATCTTCCATTTTGCAACTTGCCGCATTCTCTTTCACTGTAGTCTCCTTTTCAGCTCCCTCAGAAAGCAGCTGTGACATTTCACTATAATTGTAATTTTGTGGTAAGTGGTCATCAAAAAATTCATAATCTCTGCCTCCCTCAGAAATACTTGAAGGTTCTAAACTATTCTGCAacacttcttttctctcttcctgacTAATTGGATTGCTTTGATTGGAAAATGACACATTCCCTGCGATTAATACTTCCAAACTAACactatttctcattttttctggGAGGGTGGCAACTTCAGTTGTTGGCTCGTTTTCTTCCAAATCTGTTTTACCTGAAGATACACTGCCCTCTTGCACTAGTTTATTACAAATGTCATTAATCATCTGCTCTCCACTTGTCACATGTGTTCTCTTacattgttttccttccttagAGACGACAATGGCATTATCCCAGCCTTCCTCACGACCTTGCTCACTCTGTAAACCCCATGAGTTCAGCTGGTGCACTGAATCCTGACTATCCAGCTCTTCATCAATACTGGCAGTGTTTTGTGCTACATCCTTACTAAATATCTCACTCTCTAAGTCACATATTTTCAGATCCAAACCATTCTCATTTCCTGTAGTTGGCATAGAGGTGTTTGTGTCTTCTATAGAAACACTGCCCACTGTTTCTGCATTGTCAGCTGCTCTCTGTCTAGTATTTAATTCATTCTGTGATGGTGATAAGTCATTCACTGTTTGATTATATCCCAGTATTACTCTTCTGCTTTCAGATACAGGAAAGTTATTTTCACTGGTACATGTTTCAGTTGAAAAACATAGATCAGCTGTTTGTTCTGAATTAAGAAAAGGTTTAGCAGAGGCAGAAGGAACTggaatttcagaatttctttcttgTAACTGGGTGATGTTATTTAGGGGAGCGTTGCAGATATCTGTACTTCTAGTATTTGAAAAAGGTACATTTTTAGGAGATAATGGTTCCTTACTTGATTTCTCAAGTACTTTTGACTCAGCCAAATTTGTGTTCATGAATTTACCAGTAACTGTTTCTTCATCAAACTCCTGGtcctcattttctctttcatcttcCACATATGTAGGTGATAAGTAAGAATCAGATGTTGAATAATTGGTGTCTGGTGGAGAAATAACTAAATCTTCTGCTATATTTGAGGAACTAAGGTCTGAGTTTTTGTATAAGAAGGTATCCTCCCAGGGCACCACTACTTCTGTTACTtcttttctgatgtttttatCATATATGTTCCAGGTATCtatattttcaaattgttttaGTCTATGTTTAGGATCATCAAATAcagttttttcccctgtgttcAGCTTGGAATTATTTTGCATAgtgttgaaaacaaaatttgtattttcagattttccatgGTCTTCTATTGAATAATATCTTCCCTTATCCCACAGTTCTGGATTTTCAGCCTCATTGTCCACTGTGATTTCTGAAGAATCTGATAAACCAGTTTTTGATATGGCCCATTCCTCAGGAATGTTCACTGATTTTAATTCCCTATTTAGTTTGGACATGTTCCATATATTTTCTGAGGATATACCAGCATTTTCTTCATCAAACTCAGTCCAGATTTTGTAAGAATCTCCAGCTAGCTGGTTATCTTTTCCTTCACCACTACACCACGCATCTGACATCACAGATGTTGGCTGGCTGACCTTCCACAGGTCTGTAAAGCTCTCCACTTCTTGCTTTGTCTCATCTAACGAAGCAGTTTGCAAATATGAATGttcactgtttttctcttgaGTCTCATGGTTCCAATTTTCTTGTTTAAACTGATTATTCCACAGACCTGCTTTTGTATATTCCATTTGCTTTGGCTGTTTTTGGAGGAACACAGAATCTGAGGCTCTTCTATCAGTATGTTCTCGTAGTAAGGGACTTTCTTTAGAATCCTTCCATAAGACAGGACTCTGAAACACAGACTCCTGCTCACTTGAACTCCATGCATCAGCATTTCTGCAATCTAGGTCAAAGCCATCCCACCAGCTCCCATATCTAACGCGAGACTGAGAGTAATTTGTGCCAtctatttcattaattttttttatgacaTCTTGTGAGAAAATTAAAGGCTGCCCATTATCTAATGGTGAAGTATCTACAAGACTATTCATAGGAGTTGGTGGAATTCTTGAATCAGCAGATTTTAACATTTCTGGTGAAGAAGAATCACCTTCAACTAAATCAATCAAACTTGAAGTTTTCTCACACATTTCTCCTGGATTCTCATCACATTCAGCCAGATTGTCTTCCTCAATTTTTGTCGTAAGTAAGTGAGTTGAATACTTTAGTGTATCATTTTCTAATAGGTTTGCCTCATCAAGTTTTTTCTTCAGAGTGAGTTGATGCCCTTCTGATGAATCACTATTGAGAAAATAGTCATCTGCTGGGGAACAATCAACAGAATGAGAAGATGACTCAGATGGAGCTGTAACCACGGGCGCTAGATCAAAATTGAAAAGATCAAAGTTATCGCTATTGTTTCCTGACTGAGACTTTTGTTCTTCAGCTATTGCTCCTTCAGGAATAGGGCTGTAGGAATCAAAGCCAGGCAGAAGATTGTGATGCGAAGCAGCACCTTCTGCAACAGGGCTATCATCACTAAGAAAAACAGAACTCTCCTTGGAAGACCGGCTGCTTCTAATGGTAGCCAAGCCACTGTCTGGACTCACAAGGTCTACATTAACATCAATGTGGGCTGGAATAGACCCATTTAGATCTTGAGGATTTTCTATAAAATTGGCAGAACTGGGCTGTGGTTCTACATCAGAACCATATAACTCCATAATACCAGAAGATCCTTGTGAAAGTGGAGCACTTCCAGCAACAGCTTCAGTAGAAGACGTTC
Protein-coding sequences here:
- the PRUNE2 gene encoding protein prune homolog 2 isoform X3; its protein translation is MEEFLRRAQSRLNRSKRLEKVHVVLGNKPCDLDSLISTLTYAYFLDKVSPPDTLCLPVLNIPRRDFSYFAETRFILEELKIPESFHIFRDEINLHQLNAEGKLSLTLVNRNVLTSEDKSLESAVVKVINPDAQCDRSLELQACSSSLVVKEILQKAPELITQQLAYLLRGSILFKCMSLEADRMTEQQEKVLSILEEKFPDLPPREEVISVLQETQFNAPGVNIEEVMLKDLKEISDGEIKVAITTVCMTLEDCILHRSLIGDLKAFIDKYQFDVLVILANCLSDEKQTKQQIAVYSENVELGNQICCELEECQNPCLELDPLECEWDQILIYHQENSLVTFDQIFLLIKEVINRRQPEMVSNSRTSSTEAVAGSAPLSQGSSGIMELYGSDVEPQPSSANFIENPQDLNGSIPAHIDVNVDLVSPDSGLATIRSSRSSKESSVFLSDDSPVAEGAASHHNLLPGFDSYSPIPEGAIAEEQKSQSGNNSDNFDLFNFDLAPVVTAPSESSSHSVDCSPADDYFLNSDSSEGHQLTLKKKLDEANLLENDTLKYSTHLLTTKIEEDNLAECDENPGEMCEKTSSLIDLVEGDSSSPEMLKSADSRIPPTPMNSLVDTSPLDNGQPLIFSQDVIKKINEIDGTNYSQSRVRYGSWWDGFDLDCRNADAWSSSEQESVFQSPVLWKDSKESPLLREHTDRRASDSVFLQKQPKQMEYTKAGLWNNQFKQENWNHETQEKNSEHSYLQTASLDETKQEVESFTDLWKVSQPTSVMSDAWCSGEGKDNQLAGDSYKIWTEFDEENAGISSENIWNMSKLNRELKSVNIPEEWAISKTGLSDSSEITVDNEAENPELWDKGRYYSIEDHGKSENTNFVFNTMQNNSKLNTGEKTVFDDPKHRLKQFENIDTWNIYDKNIRKEVTEVVVPWEDTFLYKNSDLSSSNIAEDLVISPPDTNYSTSDSYLSPTYVEDERENEDQEFDEETVTGKFMNTNLAESKVLEKSSKEPLSPKNVPFSNTRSTDICNAPLNNITQLQERNSEIPVPSASAKPFLNSEQTADLCFSTETCTSENNFPVSESRRVILGYNQTVNDLSPSQNELNTRQRAADNAETVGSVSIEDTNTSMPTTGNENGLDLKICDLESEIFSKDVAQNTASIDEELDSQDSVHQLNSWGLQSEQGREEGWDNAIVVSKEGKQCKRTHVTSGEQMINDICNKLVQEGSVSSGKTDLEENEPTTEVATLPEKMRNSVSLEVLIAGNVSFSNQSNPISQEERKEVLQNSLEPSSISEGGRDYEFFDDHLPQNYNYSEMSQLLSEGAEKETTVKENAASCKMEDISESSDKGSDNPENNYSKMPGSSGIWNDSGKDGCGQATSIPLMDKPQEPLGEGQECLHEVTSNHSDICNSELVSFKNSSELMRTNKNFFTDEFKKNPSGFVSVPDITHMSVVENSFSLEIGSARNENSENLEPANNLCGKPFAMFNDSFPQTAWDSQPCEDLQSPGTTPEAREVLEIVNTTSSLSKDTQIKSYLKDDNVWSNSINDYTHSSGTSPDLSDASVNVWGDLPVASHHERSRDMWEIKNNKNLEDSFKKQEFGNKPEEGFETSGEENKDPKSLDFWNAHVDDDTVSSLSSPDINEDSENSEACPEEIHEDSVCENEQHKGAENGEGYVQSSATSPEANEDNLGAKTKVGEKVLVSNFIENSETIEARKVLQENVTTDFTDHNKTTQSTTGHCKTLDERTQVSIFNEKTDSEEDSYLYQMNEGPRSTSAAGGDKEEQSSKAVDRWTMSLEADSRTNPKSTVGTCDFLDDSSEWWSSQPFEEKQLEDQCSVSSDSVINQLGNSKEDSCGSALQDEELTETHFTDTGNDENLLAPFYCDENERRVHSINSPDGQINENTLQLKQFDSLILDKERELIEEREFFTDEEDQLTPQNSFSDEEQAIPNTAVEGITVLGLLKDSEGNASLALQGQQEDPCERVEVHNSMSGAFTVQDLSYEMAEKSSPEQNIFVSQAALIPDILHDNTQGSNQQFSVEPDLWTNAEQIFTLKSDGENPDILSNCDQDNDSESSSSPDVCHEYRAKHASIPSSQTAVEPEDKDSQPIHTRSNMNKEADFDSKGQLVMQKAEMQSEDGSPQDYEPVKTNEFHQLISSNPQEPPEFAIPEEYSLENKLTFYPVESTEIASKVTKVTSLDLKDMFHESFTHASHQGLPTDRAQIATSQMCLQPDREEQSLKEISALVEIVKYSDTGHTAITGVEVDRSEECVDGSDTGIERSIRNTSVTNVLAGTCDGMNLLTLLGTEAQERKSKDEQTLFPKSFLPDGNEGGESDSNNELFDDTTKEYEAIIENYVPMFKEIPNDQSPAVCTPPSSASEPSGSREYVNGELLLQQPFYDNVSLEKRLPLPAPPEGAEGILITEDKVFEKSTKCLEENLTSVPSLSTSEIIPPDSGFLTGKSEVETTDPDSPPGGDRRSCDEAGTDSLLCREEKPRNSPESPELESTESKEDVRVQVLPASLKMDYILVTEEENTPARNDTLERSKINFAFKESHEGFSPGSLDTFQPISISNETKDYLVCGTGWDAVHLKEENSSDVPQKLDGERKSQESCGQDEGWIILGQNEVSDKSSEEISTETEMPKSGYGHPGEELASVVAQEMILDTWAEFQVETPLRKSVGHESCSPSDGLPAENVSSGIAGTSELQVVGGDSAREASSQQRFGNNVATEQVMKDETVLLNNDRELNKNSGLVEEDVGMDILAAGVLSPSSAEMRPEPPNSLDLNGSQPRRIKLTAPNINLSLDQSEGSVLSDDNLDTPDEIDINVDELDTPDEADSFEYAGQEEQTAAKDASQEESESIPEYTAEEEREDNRLWRTVVIGEQEQRIDMKVIEPYKKVISHGGYYGDGLNAIIVFAACFLPDSSRTDYNYVMENLFLYVISTLELMVAEDYMIVYLNGATPRRRMPGLGWMKKCYQMIDRRLRKNLKSFIIVHPSWFIRTILAVTRPFISSKFSSKIQYVNTLAELREMIPMEYVHIPDSIVKLDEELRQASEAAKTSCLSNDPEMASVEQDIDMTLK